The genomic interval CCAAGGTGCTGAACAACAGCACAAAGTAGCCGACGTTACCCAGCCAGGCACTGATCCAGTACCCCCAGGCCGAAGAGAAGCCCATGTAGTCACCGAAACCGGCCTTGGCGTAGGCATACACCCCGCCATCCAGGTCAGGCTTGCGGTTGGCCAGGGTCTGGAACACAAACGCCAGGGTCAGCATGCCGACCGCGGTGATGCCCCAGCCAATCAGTACGGCACCAACCCCTGCGCTGGCGGCCATGTTCTGCGGCAGCGAAAAGATCCCGCCGCCAATCATGGAGCCGACGACAAGTGCAACTAACGCGCCGAGCTTCAGTTTTCCAGATGAATCAGACATTTAACAACTCCTGCCAGGAGAAAGTTGACGTCAGCATAAATCTGACGCCGTTGCCGTTTGCTGACTTGTGTCAGTTTAAGGCGCCGTGAAGTAGGAAATTTCCTTCACGGGTGCTCCTGGAGAGTGCCGACAGCTTAAGCTGCAAGCCTTGCGCGCTGGCACCTCCATGTCTTTCTAGAGCAATCGCTCTGCTCAGCCTGCGATGCTTGAAACTAGCCGGTTTTGTGGGTTTCGCAAATTTTTCACAAGCATTTTGAGTTTTATCAGGAACTTTCCCAGCGGCCTTGCAACTGCTGGTTTTTAATGCCACGTACATAGACAATGCAGTTATGAGTGCTATAGCTTGATTGGCCTGTTCCATTATAAGTAACCACTCATATATGGCCGGCGAGGCTGTTTCAATGGTATGACAGCGCGAAAAATGGGGGATGCATGAGCGAACCGGGACAGAAGCTGCGCCTGGGCGCGCTGATCGCGCTGGTGGTCGGCTCGATGATCGGTGGCGGGATCTTCTCGCTGCCGCAGAATATGGCAGCGCGTGCCGATGTCGGGGCGGTGCTGATCGGCTGGTGCATCACCGCCGTTGGCATGCTGGCCCTGGCGTTTGTGTTCCAGACCCTGGCCAACCGCAAGCCGGAACTGGACTCCGGGGTGTATGCCTATGCCAAGGCGGGTTTCGGCGACTACATGGGCTTCTCTTCGGCCTGGGGCTACTGGATCAGCGCCTGGCTGGGCAATGTCGGCTATTTCGTACTGCTGTTCAGCACCCTGGGCTTCTACTTTCCGGTATTCGGTGAAGGCAATACGCCGATCGCCATCGGCTGTGCCTCGCTGCTGCTGTGGTCGGTGCATTTTCTGGTGCTGCGCGGCATCAAGGAGGCCGCGTTCATCAACCAGGTGACCACCGTGGCCAAGGTGGTGCCGCTGCTGATGTTCGTGGTGATTGCGGCGTTCGCCTTTCGTGCCGATATCTTCACCCGTGACATCTGGGGCATGAGCAACCCGCAGTTCGGCGGCGTGCTGGAGCAGGTGCGCAACATGATGCTGGTGACGGTATTCGTGTTCATCGGCATCGAAGGCGCCAGTGTGTACTCCGGCCGCGCCGCGCGCCGCTCGGATGTGGGCAAGGCCACCGTCATCGGGTTTCTCGGTGTGCTGGCGCTGCTGGTGCTGGTCAACGTGCTGTCGCTGGGGGTGATGACCCAGCCGGAACTGGCCGGGTTGCAGAACCCGTCGCTGGCCTCGGTGCTGGAGCACATCGTCGGCCCTTGGGGTGCCTTGCTGATCAGCCTCGGGCTGGCGGTTTCGCTGCTGGGTGCGTTGCTGTCGTGGGCGCTGCTGTGTGCCGAGATCCTGTTCGCCACGGCACGGGACAAGACCATGCCGCGCTTTCTGGCCAAGGAAAACGCCAACCATGTGCCCGCTAACGCCCTGTGGCTGACCAACTGCATGATCCAGGGCTTCCTGCTGATTACGCTGTTCTCTGCCGGTACCTACACCAGCCTGATCTACCTGGCCTCGTCGATGATCCTGGTACCCTACCTGTGGTCGGCGGCGTATGCCTTGCTGCTGGCGGTACGGGCAGAAACCTATACCGGGCAGCCGGGGTTGCGGCGCAAGGACTTGCTGGTAGCGCTGGTTGCCTTGCTGTATGCCGTGTGGCTGTTGTATGCCGGCGGGCTCAAGTACCTGCTGCTGTCGGCGCTGCTGTATGCCCCCGGCGTGATCCTGTTTGCCAGGGCCAAGCATGAGCAGGGCCAGGCCTTGTTCACCACTTGGGAAAAGCTGATTTTCGCCGCAGTGCTGGCGGGCGCAGGGCTTGCGGCCTATGCCCTGTATTCAGGGTTGCTGAGCTTGTGACGGGGCGGGGCAGGCGTGCTCCGGGCGTGACCAGATCCACAGGTTGCCCAGGGTCATGCCGCCGATTGCCAGAAACACCGGCCAGTGGTGTTGCAGAAACGTCAGCATCAGCCCCGCACACAGCAGCATGCTGATGGTGGCGCTGACCTTGGCACGGCGCTGGATCACCTTGCCATTGCGCCAGTTGTAAAGGATTGGCCCGAACAGCCGGTGGTTCTCCAGCCAGGCAGAAAGGCGCGGCGAACTGCGGGTCGCCGCCCAGGCGGCCAGCAGGATGAATTCGGTGGTCGGCAAGCCGGGAATGACGATCGCGACCAAGCCCACCCCCAGGCTCACGTAGGCCAGGATTCCGTACAACAGGCGGGCGATCTTCGAGCGGGCAGGTCGGGTCATGGTCTCACTGCAAAAAGCGGTTTGGCCACCGGTAGGGTGGCCGGATTCGGCGTATCAGACCAGCGCGGTATCCGCAGCATAGGCATGTTTGAGCAGCTCGGTGAACCGCTCGAAGGCGGCCACTGCACCGCGCTCGGCAGCGGCTTCCTCCTCAGCCGACAGCTCAAGGCTATCGAGGATGCGAGTGAACTGTTTCCAGCCCTCGGCACGGCCACCGGCCGGCTCACCCAGGTGGCGGGCACCAAAGCTGTCAGACAGTTCCAGGGCCACGGCACGCTTGATCAGAAACGCAGCGCCCAGTTTGGAGCCTTCAGAGACGAAGATCCAGCCCATTGCCTCGCCCAGGCTCGGGTTGACCAGGGCGCCCGGCACGGCGGCTGGCACTTCGGTGTCCAGGTCTGCGAGGTCCAGGCGTGCCTGCTCGGCACGGCAGCGCTCGGCCAGATCGGGAACGATGGCGATCAGCTGCGGATCGTTGTACAGGGCTTGCAGCTCGGACTGGAACAGGTACTGGGCAACGACGAAGCGGGCGAAGCTTTCGCGGCTGTCGAAAGGCGCGTGGGATTTGACCAGGGCATCCAGCTCTGCGTGCGGGGCGTGGGTGATCTGGTTCAGGCGCTGGGAGCGCAGGGCTGGGCGTTCGGTCATGGGGGCAGTCCTTGGAAAGAGGGGCGTTTAGATACAAGACGAAACAGCGGCGGCGGGACAGTAAAAAAACTGGGTTGTAGTGTTGTCTGTACCGGCCTCTTCGCGGGCGCGCCCGCTCCCACAGGTTCAACGCAGGCCGTGGACCTATGATGTTTCTGTGGGAGCGGGCGCGCCCGCGAAGGGGCCGGTACAGGCGTAAGGGATCAGATATCCCAAACCACATTGATACCGAAGTTGCGCCCCGGCATGGTCAGGCGGTCGATGTTGGCTGGCTGGGTCACAGCCGCTTCACCCTGGCCGTCGTAGCTGCGCACCGAATCCCACTGCCAGTACTTCTTGTCGGTGAGGTTGTACAGGCCGGCGTTGATGGTCACGTCGTCGGTGACCTTGTAGTAGCCGGTCAGGTCCAGCACACCGTAGCCCGGGGTGCGGAACTTCGAGCTCGCACCATCTGGCGAGTAGAAGCTGGAGTCGTCGACGCGGGTCTTGCGCTTGACCAGTGTCCAGCTCAGCAGGCCACCGTAGTTCTGCTGCTCGTAACCGAGGCCAAACACGCCCTTCAGTGGGTTGACGGTGTTCAGCGGCTCACCGGTGTCGTCGTTACGGCCATAGGTGTAGGCAATCGAACCCTGGGTATACAGGCCTTGCGGCGCGCCGAAGCGGTCGAGGTTCAGGCGGCCCTTGACCTCGGCACCCTTGATGGTGGCGTGCTTGATGTTGTTGGCCTGGAAGGTTTGTTCCAGGTTGGCGCTTTGCACCGCATCTTCGTCGATGAAGTCGCGGTACTTGTTGTAGAACACCGCCACGTCGAAGTTACCCGCGTCGAAGTTGCCACGCAGGCCGGTTTCGTAGCTCTTGCTCTTTTCCGGTTCCAGGCCTGGGTTGCCTTCTACGCGATAACCTTCCTCAAGGTTCACGAATTTCCCGTACATGGACTTGGCGGTCGGGGTGCGGAAGCCTTCGGCATACTGACCATACCAGGTGTAGTTGTCGTTGAAGGCGTAGGTCAGGCCGAACTTGGGCGAGACGCGGTGCCACTTCTTGTCCGAGTCGTCCTGGGAGGTGGGCGCTGTGCCGGTGGACTCCAGGCCACGCAAGAATTCGTCGGTGAACTTGGGTTCCATGCGCGTGTAGTCGTAGCGCGCGCCGGGCATGAAGGTCCAGTTATTCCAGCGGATCTCGTCCTGCACGAACAGGCTGTAGGTGTTCACGGTCGGGTCCGGGAAGTCACTGACCAGAACCTGGCCGTCTGCCGGGCGTTCGGCGCCGGCGGCGGAGCAACCGGAGCCCACGGCCAGGCAGGTGCCCGTGCCGCTGCGCGAGCCAGTGATTTTCTCGTGCTTGATGGTGGTGCCATAGGTCAGCAGGTGGTCGGTGGCGCCGATGCTGAAGGCCTTGTCCAGCTGGGCATCGAATACCCACTGGCGGTCTTTGTAGGTTGTGTCACGCGTGCGCAGTACCTGGCGGCCAGGCGGTGCGTAGACTTCTTCGGTGTGCTGGTCGGTCTTGGCGATCTGGTAGTTGAGGCTCCACTTGACGTGGTCAGCGACCAGCGAATCCAGGCCGAACTCATGGTTGATGCCATAGCGCTCGCGGGTAATGGTGTCGTTGCCACTGCGCGCCTTGTAATAGCCCATGCCACCAAAGCCCGGAATGAACGGCCCGCCCACCGCGCTGAGGATGTTCTGGTCGCGGTCATCCTTGTAGCGCTCGTAGGTGAAGCCC from Pseudomonas fortuita carries:
- a CDS encoding YbaN family protein; this translates as MTRPARSKIARLLYGILAYVSLGVGLVAIVIPGLPTTEFILLAAWAATRSSPRLSAWLENHRLFGPILYNWRNGKVIQRRAKVSATISMLLCAGLMLTFLQHHWPVFLAIGGMTLGNLWIWSRPEHACPAPSQAQQP
- a CDS encoding TonB-dependent receptor, with amino-acid sequence MSTGPTRSYTLPRRTGQLSLLTLALLASGACSLPVLAAEPARASSPRMGDYRFSIGQQPLVSAINAFSQVTGWQVGFSAELADGVASPGVQGSLPADAALKRLLQGTGLGFRKISNGNVILERQTGGNVIALQQVTVSATRSAQDVSQVPSTVSVQTREQLDRQNVNSIQDLVRYEPGVSVAGTGQRSGLNGYNIRGIDGERILTQVDGVSIPDSFFYGPYAQTQRNYVDPEIVKRVEILRGPASVLYGSNAIGGAVSYFTLDPDDIIKPGKDVGARLKTGYSSADESWLTSATVAGREGDFDGLLHLSQRNGHETETHGGHSGAGLSRTEANPMDVRTTNVLAKLGWNYDDDARLGFTYERYKDDRDQNILSAVGGPFIPGFGGMGYYKARSGNDTITRERYGINHEFGLDSLVADHVKWSLNYQIAKTDQHTEEVYAPPGRQVLRTRDTTYKDRQWVFDAQLDKAFSIGATDHLLTYGTTIKHEKITGSRSGTGTCLAVGSGCSAAGAERPADGQVLVSDFPDPTVNTYSLFVQDEIRWNNWTFMPGARYDYTRMEPKFTDEFLRGLESTGTAPTSQDDSDKKWHRVSPKFGLTYAFNDNYTWYGQYAEGFRTPTAKSMYGKFVNLEEGYRVEGNPGLEPEKSKSYETGLRGNFDAGNFDVAVFYNKYRDFIDEDAVQSANLEQTFQANNIKHATIKGAEVKGRLNLDRFGAPQGLYTQGSIAYTYGRNDDTGEPLNTVNPLKGVFGLGYEQQNYGGLLSWTLVKRKTRVDDSSFYSPDGASSKFRTPGYGVLDLTGYYKVTDDVTINAGLYNLTDKKYWQWDSVRSYDGQGEAAVTQPANIDRLTMPGRNFGINVVWDI
- a CDS encoding biliverdin-producing heme oxygenase, whose translation is MTERPALRSQRLNQITHAPHAELDALVKSHAPFDSRESFARFVVAQYLFQSELQALYNDPQLIAIVPDLAERCRAEQARLDLADLDTEVPAAVPGALVNPSLGEAMGWIFVSEGSKLGAAFLIKRAVALELSDSFGARHLGEPAGGRAEGWKQFTRILDSLELSAEEEAAAERGAVAAFERFTELLKHAYAADTALV
- the arcD gene encoding arginine-ornithine antiporter, which produces MSEPGQKLRLGALIALVVGSMIGGGIFSLPQNMAARADVGAVLIGWCITAVGMLALAFVFQTLANRKPELDSGVYAYAKAGFGDYMGFSSAWGYWISAWLGNVGYFVLLFSTLGFYFPVFGEGNTPIAIGCASLLLWSVHFLVLRGIKEAAFINQVTTVAKVVPLLMFVVIAAFAFRADIFTRDIWGMSNPQFGGVLEQVRNMMLVTVFVFIGIEGASVYSGRAARRSDVGKATVIGFLGVLALLVLVNVLSLGVMTQPELAGLQNPSLASVLEHIVGPWGALLISLGLAVSLLGALLSWALLCAEILFATARDKTMPRFLAKENANHVPANALWLTNCMIQGFLLITLFSAGTYTSLIYLASSMILVPYLWSAAYALLLAVRAETYTGQPGLRRKDLLVALVALLYAVWLLYAGGLKYLLLSALLYAPGVILFARAKHEQGQALFTTWEKLIFAAVLAGAGLAAYALYSGLLSL